The Pukyongia salina genome segment TGAAATATTCATCACTTGCACAGATTGTATAGATGCATTCTCAATTTGAACTGAAATGGTTTCCGAAGCGGGATTCGGTACCATATGGAATCCACCGGCTTGATTATCGTTTACCCCTGCAATGCTCGCATCAACGATGCGGTAGATGTTTCCGGAGATATCTACTACAAAAAGTTCATCGTTGTTATCCACTCCAAAAGACACCCAGCTTCCACCATATCCACCCAGGTCCACCAGCGTGCCGGCAGGGTCTACCGTAAATAGTTTACCACTGCAAACATCGGCGGCAAAATATAGACCTTGAAGTGCTGGCCACAAGCTGCCACGATATACATAGCCACCGGTAACAGAACAGTTTCCACTTCCACTGCTGGACGAATATTCGGCTTCCGGAAAGGTTAGATTGCCAGGAGGAGGGCAACCGGTAGTGTTATAAGGAGCCGATCCTTCATAGCATCTCCAGCCGTAATTCAGGCCGGCTGTGGTTGAGGGTTGTTTATTAATTTCTTCCACATCTCCCTGGCCAACATCACCAATCCACAGATCGTCCGTCGTACTATCGAAGGAGAATTTCCAAGGGTTTCGAAGACCATAAGCCCAGATCTCCTCTGCCTCGGTAGGGCTACCTGCAAAAGGATTATCGCCGGGAATGCCGTAATTATTTCCACCGCCCGGATTGTCTACGTCTATTCGTAATAATTTCCCCAGAAGGAGTTGGGTGTTTTGTGCCCTGTCTCCGGGATCACCGGCACTTCCCCCATCACCGGAGGCGATATATAGATAACCGTCTGGTCCGAATGCCAGGGAACCTCCATTGTGATTTGAGAATGGCTGAATAAAATCAATTATTGGAAATTCCGATCCGGGATCGGCCGTATCCGGGTTTCCTGCATTTACAGAGAACCTCGATACCTGGGTGTCGCCACCATTATCGATATAGTAAACATAAAAGTATCCGTTGTTTGTATAATCCGGGTGAAATGCCAGGCCAAGTAATCCCCGTTCGTCATTTACCCCGGTAGGGTTGATCACTATGGAATTAATATCAAGGAAAGGCGTTGCGTTTATACTACCGTCTGAATTCAGGATCTTGATGATACCGGCCTTCTCTACAACAAAGAGTCTATCGTCCCCGGCATTTTGTAGATCTACCGGTTGGTCAAACGATCCACCAATGTTAAATTGTTCAATTTCAATTTGTTGTGCCGATGCGTAGATAGGAAACAAAAGGCATAGCAGGACGGGGATAACATTTTTCATAGTAACATTTTTTTTTGATGCACTACTAAAGTAACGAAATACGAAGGAATAAAAAAGTTATAAGCGCGCGGCTATTTTATCGCAGGCCTCATCCAGCATTTTGTAGACATTCTCAAAACCGAAAGCTCCGCCGTAATAAGGATCGGGGACATCCACATTCTCATTGGGGAAGATCTCATCCAGGATGAGTTGGACTTTCGCAATTTCGGCTTCATTTTTTGCCAGGCTTGTTACATCTCGGTAGTTGGAGTTGTCCATTACAAAAATATGATCGTAAGTTTCGAAATCGTAAGCCGAGAATTTTCTTCCACGCTGATACGTAATGTCCAGGCCGTATTTCCTGGCTACTTCTATACTTCGGGGGTCCGGTTGTTCGCCCACATGCCATCCACCAGTGCCTGCAGAGTATACAGTTACCTTATTGGGATCTACCTTAGACCTTAAAATACCTTCTGCGAGGGGAGATCGGCAAATATTGCCGAGGCATACCATCAATACTT includes the following:
- a CDS encoding PQQ-dependent sugar dehydrogenase gives rise to the protein MKNVIPVLLCLLFPIYASAQQIEIEQFNIGGSFDQPVDLQNAGDDRLFVVEKAGIIKILNSDGSINATPFLDINSIVINPTGVNDERGLLGLAFHPDYTNNGYFYVYYIDNGGDTQVSRFSVNAGNPDTADPGSEFPIIDFIQPFSNHNGGSLAFGPDGYLYIASGDGGSAGDPGDRAQNTQLLLGKLLRIDVDNPGGGNNYGIPGDNPFAGSPTEAEEIWAYGLRNPWKFSFDSTTDDLWIGDVGQGDVEEINKQPSTTAGLNYGWRCYEGSAPYNTTGCPPPGNLTFPEAEYSSSSGSGNCSVTGGYVYRGSLWPALQGLYFAADVCSGKLFTVDPAGTLVDLGGYGGSWVSFGVDNNDELFVVDISGNIYRIVDASIAGVNDNQAGGFHMVPNPASETISVQIENASIQSVQVMNISGRMIISEDQIGNTRFELNVSHLQQGLYLVSLFTEDGRQLVQKLVIR
- a CDS encoding low molecular weight protein-tyrosine-phosphatase, which gives rise to MKTKVLMVCLGNICRSPLAEGILRSKVDPNKVTVYSAGTGGWHVGEQPDPRSIEVARKYGLDITYQRGRKFSAYDFETYDHIFVMDNSNYRDVTSLAKNEAEIAKVQLILDEIFPNENVDVPDPYYGGAFGFENVYKMLDEACDKIAARL